One Comamonas endophytica DNA window includes the following coding sequences:
- a CDS encoding CesT family type III secretion system chaperone — translation MTHPYQNLLTDLAQHIGVDPPSLLAEQELRIDALSIFVQQSGEEEAPDVLLCTVLGELPQPRFAQVARTLLQANHLWVGTGGGTLGLSPEGDTVTWCLRLPLQKLDAQMLAVLLADFAKLGLAWREYLEADEGAAPEAPMQMPSMMFAMRV, via the coding sequence ATGACCCATCCCTACCAAAATCTTTTGACGGATCTGGCCCAGCACATCGGTGTGGATCCGCCAAGCCTGCTGGCCGAGCAGGAACTGCGCATCGATGCGCTGAGCATCTTTGTGCAGCAAAGCGGTGAGGAAGAGGCGCCCGATGTGTTGCTGTGCACGGTGCTGGGCGAACTGCCGCAGCCACGGTTCGCGCAGGTGGCGCGCACGCTGCTGCAAGCCAACCATCTATGGGTGGGCACGGGCGGGGGCACGCTGGGTCTTTCGCCCGAGGGGGATACGGTGACCTGGTGCCTGCGTCTGCCCTTGCAGAAGCTGGATGCGCAAATGCTGGCGGTCTTGCTGGCGGATTTCGCCAAGCTGGGCCTGGCGTGGAGGGAGTATCTCGAGGCGGACGAGGGTGCGGCACCGGAGGCGCCGATGCAAATGCCCTCGATGATGTTCGCCATGCGGGTGTGA
- the kynA gene encoding tryptophan 2,3-dioxygenase: MSFQSPPSDPESSVQQEHARLDFSQRMSYGDYLQLDQLLSAQKPLSPNHDEMLFIVQHQTSELWMKLMLHELHAAIAHVAGDELPKAFKMLARVSRIMEQLVHAWDVLATMTPPEYSAIRPYLAQSSGFQSYQYRRIEFALGNKNAAMLGPHAHRPDLLAMVDAALRAPSLYDEALRLLARRGLAVPESHCTRDWSQPYRADPGVEQAWLTVYRDPATHWDLYQLGEELTDLEAAFRLWRFRHVSTVERVIGFKRGTGGTSGVGYLRRMLDVVLFPEIWSLRSAL, encoded by the coding sequence ATGAGCTTCCAGTCCCCCCCGTCCGACCCTGAGTCCAGCGTGCAGCAGGAGCACGCCCGGCTCGACTTCAGCCAGCGCATGAGCTATGGCGACTATCTGCAGCTCGACCAGTTGCTCTCGGCGCAAAAGCCGCTGTCGCCGAACCACGACGAGATGCTGTTCATAGTCCAGCATCAGACCAGCGAACTGTGGATGAAACTGATGCTGCACGAGCTGCACGCCGCCATCGCGCATGTCGCGGGCGACGAGCTGCCCAAGGCATTCAAGATGCTGGCGCGCGTGTCGCGGATCATGGAGCAGCTGGTCCACGCCTGGGATGTGCTGGCCACGATGACACCCCCGGAGTACAGCGCCATCCGCCCCTATCTCGCGCAGTCGAGCGGCTTCCAGAGCTACCAGTACCGCCGCATCGAGTTCGCGCTGGGCAACAAGAATGCCGCAATGCTCGGACCCCATGCCCATCGGCCCGATCTGCTGGCGATGGTCGATGCCGCGCTGCGCGCCCCCTCGCTGTACGACGAAGCGCTGCGCCTGCTGGCGCGCCGCGGCCTTGCCGTGCCCGAAAGCCATTGCACGCGCGACTGGAGCCAACCCTACCGCGCCGATCCTGGCGTGGAGCAGGCCTGGCTCACGGTCTACCGCGATCCCGCGACCCATTGGGACCTGTACCAGCTGGGCGAGGAACTCACCGACCTCGAGGCCGCGTTCAGGCTCTGGCGCTTCCGCCATGTGAGCACCGTGGAGCGCGTCATCGGTTTCAAGCGCGGCACGGGCGGCACCAGCGGCGTGGGCTATCTGCGCAGGATGCTGGACGTGGTGCTGTTTCCCGAGATCTGGAGCCTGCGCTCGGCGCTGTAG
- a CDS encoding MFS transporter: protein MRTTPNPTPARDACSSAAPALSRHTAWAMLLVLLSGFALSQAYRTVTAMIAAALQSDFGLSPSSLGLFASLFALTFGAVQLFMGVGIDLYGLRRTVLMTAPLSILGAALSAWSPGYGWLLAGQALIGLGCAPAFLACTVFIARHFPAAQFAAVSGIGMGLGGIGMLFTGSPLAWLVEQHGWRAAFAALGLLSLLSWLLIAWKVHEPVQSARPGPRQSPLAATREFGALLAQPHSWGILAMGLVTYASFLTLRGLWLGPLLMERHGWTLVASGHLALTVSLISLVSPGLFGRMDPGPLRRRRLLVGAVSAVALMFAALGLLHAAWLNVALIILIVIVSGCSILQYAHVRSSYPPEATGRAMALLTMAMFLGAALMQWLTGVFAAVAVRYGVDPFGAVMVGIAGMLCLGAAAFQTLPQSESLKQG from the coding sequence ATGAGGACCACCCCGAACCCGACGCCCGCGCGCGACGCGTGCAGCAGCGCCGCCCCCGCACTTTCCAGGCACACGGCATGGGCCATGCTGCTCGTGCTGCTCAGCGGCTTTGCCCTGAGCCAGGCCTATCGCACCGTCACGGCAATGATTGCCGCTGCACTGCAGTCCGACTTCGGCCTGTCGCCCTCTTCGCTGGGCCTGTTCGCCAGCCTGTTTGCGCTGACTTTCGGCGCCGTGCAGCTGTTCATGGGCGTGGGCATCGACCTCTATGGCCTGCGCCGCACGGTGCTGATGACCGCGCCGCTGAGCATCCTGGGCGCAGCCCTCTCCGCCTGGTCGCCCGGCTATGGCTGGCTGCTGGCCGGCCAGGCGCTGATCGGGCTGGGCTGCGCGCCGGCCTTTCTGGCGTGCACGGTGTTCATCGCGCGCCATTTCCCGGCCGCGCAATTCGCCGCCGTGTCCGGCATCGGCATGGGGCTGGGCGGCATCGGCATGCTGTTCACCGGCTCGCCGCTGGCCTGGCTGGTCGAGCAGCATGGCTGGCGCGCGGCCTTCGCGGCACTGGGGCTGCTGTCGCTGCTGTCCTGGCTGCTGATCGCCTGGAAGGTGCACGAGCCGGTGCAGAGCGCACGCCCCGGCCCGCGCCAGAGCCCGCTGGCGGCCACGCGCGAATTCGGCGCGCTGCTGGCCCAGCCGCACAGCTGGGGCATCCTGGCCATGGGGCTCGTGACCTACGCCTCGTTCCTGACGCTGCGCGGGCTCTGGCTCGGCCCGCTGCTGATGGAGCGCCACGGCTGGACGCTGGTGGCCAGCGGCCACCTGGCGCTGACGGTGTCCCTGATCTCGCTGGTCAGCCCCGGCCTGTTCGGGCGCATGGACCCGGGGCCGCTGCGGCGCCGACGGCTGCTCGTGGGCGCGGTGTCCGCGGTGGCGCTGATGTTCGCGGCGCTCGGGCTGCTGCATGCCGCCTGGCTCAATGTCGCGCTGATCATCCTGATCGTCATCGTTTCGGGCTGCTCGATACTGCAGTACGCCCATGTGCGCTCCTCCTACCCCCCTGAGGCCACGGGACGCGCGATGGCGCTGCTGACCATGGCGATGTTCCTGGGGGCGGCTTTGATGCAGTGGCTCACCGGGGTGTTCGCGGCGGTGGCTGTGCGGTATGGGGTTGATCCATTCGGGGCGGTGATGGTGGGGATTGCAGGGATGCTTTGCCTGGGGGCGGCGGCTTTTCAGACATTGCCGCAGTCTGAGAGCTTGAAGCAGGGCTGA